From Macaca mulatta isolate MMU2019108-1 chromosome 3, T2T-MMU8v2.0, whole genome shotgun sequence, the proteins below share one genomic window:
- the LOC704337 gene encoding protein CFAP144P1: MAGHPKERVVTDEVHQNQILRELYLKELRTQKLYTQYHVNPLRKVHRITRKPMSWHDNLEEPADARFLNLIHHAAQGPRKKYPEAQTENQEIGWDSEPLVDPERSDRRMNHFRVYNDITLYKAKMWSLGEDDRHK; the protein is encoded by the coding sequence ATGGCGGGACACCCGAAAGAGAGGGTGGTCACAGATGAGGTTCATCAGAACCAGATCTTGCGGGAGCTGTACCTCAAAGAGTTACGAACCCAGAAACTCTACACTCAGTACCACGTGAATCCCCTGCGCAAGGTTCACAGGATTACGAGGAAGCCCATGTCTTGGCATGATAACCTGGAGGAACCCGCAGACGCCAGGTTTCTGAATCTcattcaccatgctgcccaggggCCAAGGAAGAAGTACCCGGAGGCACAAACTGAAAACCAGGAAATTGGGTGGGACTCAGAGCCCTTGGTCGACCCAGAACGCAGTGACCGTAGGATGAACCACTTCAGGGTCTACAATGACATCACTCTGTACAAAGCTAAAATGTGGAGCTTGGGAGAAGATGATCGCCACAAGTAG